The Neisseria animaloris genome segment CAAGGTATCAATGGCAGAAGCAGCATAGGTTCCGACTGGGCTAATGCTATTAATAACTTAAACACTAAAGCAAAAAATAACAACACGTTGGCTAACTCGGCTTTAAGTGGCTCCCAAACCCGCCCTACACTGGATCCATTTATACTGAACCCCAATGTTAACTTGCCTTTGGCATCCGCCACTTCAAGCATTGCTTTGGTACGTGCAATCTCATCAGGTGCATTGGGACTGGAATTACAAGCTATGCAAGAGCAAAGTAAAGGTAAAGTTATTTCCAATCCGCGTGTATTGACTCAAGACCGTAAGGAAGCAATTATTGAATCTGGTACAGAGATTCCTTATGAAGAAGCCACTTCCAGCGGTGCAACATCAATTACCTTTAAAAAGGCTGTATTGGGTTTAACAGTTACACCCAACATTACTCCTGACGGTCAGGTAATTATGTCTGTCAAAATTAATAAAGACAGCCCCACCGATTGCGTAGCAAGCGGCACAACCACTAAGTGTATCAATACCAAACAACTGCAAACCCAAGCTATGGTTGAAGATGGCGGTACGTTGATCGTTGGTGGTATTTATGAGGAAGAAAACGGCAATACCGTAAGCAAAGTTCCTCTGTTGGGTGATATTCCTGTGGTAGGCAATTTGTTCAAATCACGTGTTCGCAATGAAGCTCGTCGCGAATTGCTGATCTTCATTACGCCGCGCATTATGGATAATGTCGGCAGCAACTTGCGCTACTAAATATAAACCGTACGTAAGCAAACACTTTGTGTAAGTTTTCGTTTAAAATGCCTGCTATGGAGAACATAGCAGGCAATTTATTTTTTATCGGCTTGATGGGAGCGGGGAAGACGACTTTAGGCAAATATACTGCCCAAGCTTTAGGTCGCCCTTTTTACGATAGTGATCAAGAAATCTGTAAGCGTACCGGTGTATCTATTCCAACTATTTTTGAATTGGAAGGAGAAGACGGTTTCCGTGAACGCGAAGCCGCTGTTATTGATGAGCTGACTGCGTTAAACAATATTGTTTTGGCTACAGGCGGCGGGGCGGTAATGCGTGAGGAGAATCGCAGCAAACTATGTACACGCGGAACAGTTATTTATCTACATGCTCGTCCCGAAATTCTGCTGGAGCGTACACGTCATGACAACAACCGCCCCTTGCTACAAGTAGAAGATCCATTGGTTAAATTGCAAGAATTATACAATCTCCGAGACGGCGTTTACCGCTCTGTTGCTGACATTGTGATTGAACCAACTCACCAAAACTGCCATAAAACCGTAGAAAAATTACTACAACTGTTGTCACAAAAATAGGTACCGCCCGACGGTATGCTTAAAAACTCTCAGGAGCCGTCTGAAAACATAATTCATCTTGTTTCAGACGGCCTGCTTATATTAAAAATGTTGATATTAAAACGGATAAATTGAGAGTTTAAATAAAAATACCCAATACAAACGCAGTTTAAAATAACTGCCAACTGTGCCAAATACACAATAAATAACGGTTTAAAAAACGATAACTCTTTTTTATTCGCAATATCCACCTGCTATATCGGTTAAGGAATACCCGGACCGGCCCAAATATAGGGGCATATAAATCATGTGGTTTATCTGTTGTACAACAAAATGCAGAACACCTTTGTCGATAACATATCCATTACTAATGGCCGTCTGAAACCATGTATACGGAGCTATAAATGCGCACACTAACTGTTGAAACACCTTCCCATCAATACCCTATTTTCATCGGCGAAAACCTACTTGCACAAACCGACACCCTACTCCGGCCCTACATAGGAAAAAAAGCAGCAATTGTAACCAATGAAACCATTGCTCCGTTATATC includes the following:
- a CDS encoding shikimate kinase; the encoded protein is MPAMENIAGNLFFIGLMGAGKTTLGKYTAQALGRPFYDSDQEICKRTGVSIPTIFELEGEDGFREREAAVIDELTALNNIVLATGGGAVMREENRSKLCTRGTVIYLHARPEILLERTRHDNNRPLLQVEDPLVKLQELYNLRDGVYRSVADIVIEPTHQNCHKTVEKLLQLLSQK